From Bacteroidota bacterium, the proteins below share one genomic window:
- the vsr gene encoding DNA mismatch endonuclease Vsr — protein sequence MTRSEIMRRVRRKDTTQELIVRSILYDLGFRYRVNVRGLPGSPDIANNSKHRAIFVHGCFWHRHNCPLATIPKSNRQFWLKKFEQNAQRDLRQFKALRELGFKVLVVWQCELNDIPRLRSRLKRFIS from the coding sequence ATGACGCGCAGTGAGATAATGCGTCGTGTCCGACGAAAAGATACTACACAAGAGCTGATCGTGAGAAGTATCCTTTACGATCTCGGGTTTCGTTACAGGGTAAATGTACGCGGCCTACCTGGTTCACCCGATATCGCCAATAACTCGAAGCACAGGGCTATTTTTGTCCACGGTTGCTTTTGGCATAGGCACAACTGTCCTCTCGCAACGATACCAAAAAGTAATCGACAATTTTGGCTTAAGAAATTCGAGCAAAATGCGCAGCGCGACCTGCGACAATTCAAAGCTCTACGGGAACTAGGGTTCAAGGTGCTCGTTGTTTGGCAATGTGAGCTAAACGACATACCAAGACTTCGTAGCCGGTTGAAAAGATTCATCTCATGA
- a CDS encoding UDP-glucose/GDP-mannose dehydrogenase family protein, translating to MNISIIGTGYVGLVTGAGLAETGHTVTCMDIVAEKIEMLRKGDIPIYEPGLEEIVSFNASEGRLKFTTSYEEAVENAKVIFFALPTPQGDDGAADLSRVMQCAETVAKLIKEPKVIVNKSTVPVGTAEKVKKIFEANTSISVEVVSNPEFLKEGAAVQDFLKPDRIVIGASNPKAIEIMQELYEPFVRTGNPIYIMDEKSAELTKYAANAMLALRISFMNEIANICDKVGADVDKVRKGIGSDARIGPQFLFPGVGFGGSCFPKDVSAIVKTAEVHEYDFKTLKAVQEVNRAQKKILVEKILAHYEGNIAGKTFAVWGLSFKPKTDDIREAPSIEIIKELIAQGASVQASDPVAIPAMMKVLPESGSLKYRRRNLKALEGAHALVVVTEWNEFRTPDFNLLSVSLADKVVFDGRNIYDPEKLREHGLHYYGIGRR from the coding sequence ATGAATATCTCGATCATCGGGACAGGATACGTGGGACTCGTGACCGGAGCCGGACTTGCAGAAACCGGACATACCGTTACGTGTATGGATATCGTTGCAGAAAAGATCGAGATGCTTCGCAAAGGTGATATCCCGATCTATGAACCCGGTCTTGAGGAGATTGTTTCGTTCAATGCGTCAGAAGGTCGGCTGAAGTTCACCACCAGTTACGAGGAAGCGGTCGAGAATGCGAAGGTGATCTTTTTTGCATTGCCGACACCGCAGGGTGACGATGGCGCCGCAGATCTTTCGCGAGTGATGCAATGTGCCGAGACGGTCGCGAAGCTTATCAAAGAACCGAAGGTAATCGTCAACAAGTCAACGGTACCTGTCGGAACCGCAGAAAAGGTCAAGAAGATATTCGAAGCGAATACGAGCATCTCTGTCGAAGTCGTCTCGAATCCGGAATTCTTGAAGGAAGGTGCAGCGGTCCAGGATTTCTTAAAGCCGGATAGAATTGTTATCGGTGCGTCGAACCCGAAGGCAATCGAGATCATGCAGGAGCTCTACGAGCCGTTCGTACGCACCGGCAACCCGATCTACATCATGGACGAGAAAAGCGCCGAGCTCACGAAGTACGCAGCGAACGCGATGCTCGCGTTGCGTATTTCCTTCATGAACGAGATTGCGAATATTTGTGATAAAGTTGGTGCCGATGTTGATAAGGTGCGCAAAGGTATCGGGTCGGACGCACGAATCGGTCCGCAGTTCTTATTCCCGGGCGTCGGCTTTGGGGGCAGTTGTTTCCCGAAGGATGTCAGCGCGATCGTCAAGACAGCAGAGGTGCATGAGTATGACTTCAAGACGTTGAAGGCGGTACAAGAAGTTAACCGTGCGCAGAAAAAGATACTCGTTGAAAAGATCCTTGCACACTACGAAGGAAACATTGCAGGAAAAACGTTCGCTGTCTGGGGACTCTCATTCAAGCCCAAGACCGACGACATTCGCGAAGCGCCAAGCATTGAAATTATCAAGGAGTTGATCGCGCAAGGAGCATCGGTGCAGGCATCGGACCCTGTTGCGATCCCGGCGATGATGAAAGTTCTGCCCGAGTCTGGATCGCTGAAATATCGGCGCCGCAATCTCAAAGCGCTCGAAGGGGCACATGCACTGGTTGTCGTGACAGAATGGAATGAATTCCGCACACCGGATTTCAATTTGCTCTCGGTTTCTCTTGCTGACAAAGTTGTATTCGACGGGCGCAACATCTACGACCCGGAAAAACTTCGCGAACACGGACTGCACTATTACGGAATCGGAAGAAGATAA
- a CDS encoding BrxA/BrxB family bacilliredoxin, which produces MYDPILVQPFRDEATAIGMKEIRSAEEIERELAAPGTTFMFVNSVCGCAAGGARPALKLALSHSKKPDRMVTALAGNDKEAVAKAREFFVGFAPSSPQMAILKDGKLVWMMERWQIEGRPPEAIAQDIVRAFDSL; this is translated from the coding sequence ATGTACGACCCAATTCTTGTCCAGCCGTTCCGTGATGAGGCTACGGCCATCGGAATGAAAGAGATTCGCTCAGCCGAAGAGATCGAGCGAGAACTTGCTGCCCCTGGTACCACATTCATGTTCGTCAACTCTGTCTGTGGCTGTGCCGCCGGCGGTGCGCGTCCAGCACTGAAACTTGCGCTTTCTCATTCCAAGAAGCCGGACCGCATGGTTACGGCCCTTGCCGGTAATGATAAAGAGGCCGTCGCAAAAGCTCGCGAGTTCTTCGTCGGGTTTGCCCCATCGTCGCCGCAAATGGCCATCCTCAAAGATGGAAAACTTGTTTGGATGATGGAGCGTTGGCAAATAGAGGGCAGGCCGCCCGAAGCGATCGCGCAAGATATTGTGAGAGCGTTCGACTCGCTTTGA
- the rpoN gene encoding RNA polymerase factor sigma-54, whose amino-acid sequence MLQLKQRLGLHQRLTPVQVQYLKLLQLPAAQLEERIKDELEENPLLEEISQEELPEDTLGTSIETSIIASTPNESSSAPTDQQRDTEPAPERENDYTLEDFMNDELEGYKVPRAKNHDDEEDREDRGQVAEETLTELLSKQLSLLDLSPRMRVLAEEIIGSLDEDGYLRVPLDQIVQDTSIYYGEEYAMGEPERLLRRIQRLDPVGIASRSLQECLTVQLEAYAEHNPARTMAMEILQDHFDLFIKKNYQILAKKLHMKMPDLKPALDLIQHLNPKPGAPSAPLSETQRYITPDFYIEKTPDGKEFNITLNERGVPSIKINSAYKELTKKGKGAVPNQRALPDEAREFINKKFEAAKAFVLAYYQRRKTLLNVMQAIVARQREFFLHGEKYLKPMIYKNIADDISMDISTICRVVNGKYCQCDYGVFELKYFFSEAIPLGGSDEDGEATNELVSNKVVKARIKELIGEEHPMKPLTDDDLAEMLRADGYDLARRTVAKYREQMNIPVARMRKRIV is encoded by the coding sequence ATGCTCCAACTGAAGCAACGACTCGGACTCCATCAGCGACTGACGCCTGTACAGGTGCAGTATCTGAAGTTGCTTCAACTTCCCGCAGCCCAGCTCGAAGAACGTATCAAAGACGAGCTCGAAGAGAACCCATTACTTGAGGAGATCTCGCAAGAAGAACTTCCGGAAGATACGCTCGGTACCTCGATCGAGACGAGCATCATCGCCAGCACCCCGAACGAAAGCTCGAGCGCACCGACCGACCAGCAGCGCGATACCGAGCCCGCCCCAGAGCGCGAGAACGACTATACGCTCGAAGACTTCATGAACGATGAGCTCGAAGGATACAAAGTCCCGCGAGCGAAGAATCATGACGACGAAGAAGACCGCGAGGACCGCGGACAGGTTGCGGAAGAGACGCTCACCGAACTACTGAGCAAGCAGCTCTCGCTTCTGGATCTCTCGCCGCGTATGCGTGTGCTTGCCGAGGAAATCATCGGTTCGCTCGACGAAGATGGCTACCTGCGTGTGCCGCTCGATCAGATCGTCCAGGACACCTCGATCTATTACGGCGAAGAATATGCGATGGGCGAGCCGGAGCGGTTATTGCGCCGCATCCAACGTCTGGACCCCGTCGGTATTGCATCGCGCAGTTTGCAAGAGTGCCTGACTGTGCAGCTTGAGGCATACGCCGAGCACAATCCGGCACGCACGATGGCGATGGAGATCCTGCAGGATCATTTCGATCTCTTCATCAAGAAGAATTATCAGATCCTCGCCAAGAAGCTGCACATGAAGATGCCGGACCTGAAGCCGGCCCTCGATCTCATTCAGCACCTGAACCCAAAACCCGGCGCACCGAGCGCACCGCTTTCGGAAACGCAGCGATACATCACCCCCGACTTTTACATCGAGAAGACGCCGGACGGCAAGGAGTTCAATATCACGCTCAACGAGCGCGGCGTGCCGTCGATCAAGATCAACTCGGCCTATAAGGAGCTTACGAAGAAGGGCAAAGGCGCGGTCCCGAACCAGCGTGCGCTGCCTGACGAAGCGCGAGAGTTCATCAATAAGAAGTTCGAAGCAGCGAAGGCGTTCGTGCTTGCATACTATCAGCGCCGCAAGACGCTGCTCAATGTGATGCAGGCAATCGTGGCGCGTCAGCGCGAGTTCTTCCTCCACGGCGAGAAGTATCTGAAGCCGATGATCTACAAGAACATCGCCGACGATATCTCGATGGACATCTCGACGATCTGCCGCGTGGTCAACGGCAAGTATTGTCAGTGCGATTACGGAGTGTTCGAGCTCAAATACTTCTTCAGCGAAGCGATACCGCTCGGCGGCAGCGATGAGGACGGCGAAGCGACGAACGAACTGGTCTCGAACAAAGTGGTGAAGGCCCGCATCAAAGAGCTCATCGGCGAAGAACACCCGATGAAGCCCCTCACCGACGACGACCTGGCAGAAATGCTCCGTGCGGACGGCTATGACCTCGCCCGTCGCACCGTAGCAAAATACCGCGAGCAGATGAACATCCCGGTCGCAAGAATGCGCAAGCGGATCGTTTGA
- a CDS encoding peptidase E → MTRHIITLGGGAFTNMGELTKLDRYALAATRKKKPNVCFIPTASGDALSYIHQFYAAYTKDICTPSHLGLFRREVKDIERFLLKQDLIFVGGGNTVNMLAVWHEHEVDIALARAWQKGIVLAGTSAGAICWYQSGTTDSYGPELKPMRGGLGFLKGSFTPHVSSEKTRLGICRAAIKSGAIDEGYAVDDHVLLHFKNEKLYKVFKADERRKARYVTKSKVTLL, encoded by the coding sequence ATGACCCGACACATCATCACCCTCGGCGGCGGGGCGTTTACGAATATGGGCGAGCTGACGAAGCTCGACCGGTATGCGCTTGCCGCCACGAGGAAGAAGAAACCGAACGTGTGCTTCATCCCGACCGCGAGCGGCGATGCGCTTTCGTATATCCATCAGTTCTATGCGGCGTACACAAAAGATATCTGCACCCCATCACATTTGGGCCTCTTTCGGCGCGAGGTGAAAGATATCGAGCGGTTTTTGCTCAAACAGGACCTCATCTTCGTCGGCGGTGGCAACACTGTGAACATGCTCGCCGTCTGGCACGAGCATGAAGTGGACATCGCGCTAGCACGGGCGTGGCAGAAGGGCATCGTGCTTGCGGGTACGAGCGCCGGGGCGATCTGTTGGTATCAAAGCGGCACAACCGATTCCTATGGACCGGAGCTCAAGCCGATGCGCGGCGGTCTCGGATTCCTGAAGGGATCGTTCACTCCGCATGTATCCAGCGAGAAGACTCGTCTCGGCATCTGCAGAGCGGCGATCAAATCCGGCGCCATCGACGAAGGCTACGCCGTCGACGATCATGTGCTACTGCACTTCAAGAACGAGAAGCTCTACAAAGTCTTCAAAGCGGACGAGCGGCGCAAGGCGAGGTATGTGACAAAGAGCAAAGTGACCCTTCTCTAA
- a CDS encoding DUF1343 domain-containing protein → MLVKQIYAILVALFVSATCVDASTRTGLDVFSSNKFAQLKGKKVALVVNQTSLSDSGAFSGDLLLDEAARTRRASPLRLVAIFTPEHGLNGARKAGATSDSAETYRGVPVYSLYGSTRKPTLKMLRGIDVLVFDMQDIGVRPYTFLSTMILAMEAAAENNIEFVVLDRPNPLGGERVEGNVLDTSLRSFVGQIPIPYIHGMTLGELAKMAVGEGWFKSAAKLKLTVVPMQGWSRRMTWPETKLKWVAPSPNIPTWRSAVGCAIFGAIGELGTLSVGIGTDAPFLRLGSHLVKGDALLSAAKATLPKELTLTRKDFTLPFGDSEKSYNGVAVVLPDDIARIGRLYGPALSLFATLLSDTAFAKAYSAVVFSSKRMFEKVTGTHDVLKCYNSDTAALAKVMASWKRDEAAFRTRRQKYLIYK, encoded by the coding sequence ATGCTCGTGAAGCAAATCTACGCCATACTCGTTGCGCTCTTCGTCAGTGCCACTTGTGTCGATGCCTCTACCCGCACCGGCCTCGATGTATTTTCCTCCAACAAGTTCGCGCAGTTGAAGGGGAAGAAGGTTGCGCTCGTGGTGAACCAGACCTCGCTGTCGGATTCGGGGGCGTTCTCGGGGGATCTGTTGCTCGATGAAGCGGCACGGACGAGGCGTGCCTCGCCCCTCCGGTTGGTGGCGATTTTTACGCCGGAGCATGGATTGAACGGCGCACGCAAGGCAGGGGCAACGAGCGATAGCGCCGAGACCTATCGCGGTGTGCCGGTGTATTCGCTTTATGGTTCGACGCGCAAGCCAACTCTGAAGATGCTGCGCGGGATCGACGTGCTTGTCTTCGACATGCAGGACATCGGCGTGCGGCCGTACACATTCCTTTCGACGATGATCCTCGCGATGGAAGCGGCGGCCGAGAACAATATCGAATTCGTCGTGCTCGACCGCCCGAATCCTTTGGGCGGCGAGAGAGTGGAGGGCAATGTGCTCGATACCTCGCTTCGCTCGTTCGTCGGGCAGATCCCGATCCCCTACATCCATGGCATGACGCTCGGCGAACTGGCGAAGATGGCGGTAGGTGAAGGTTGGTTCAAATCTGCTGCGAAGCTCAAGCTCACGGTCGTGCCGATGCAAGGGTGGTCGCGGCGCATGACGTGGCCCGAGACCAAATTGAAATGGGTTGCGCCAAGCCCCAATATCCCTACGTGGCGATCCGCGGTCGGCTGCGCGATCTTCGGGGCAATCGGCGAGCTCGGGACGCTCTCGGTCGGCATCGGCACCGATGCGCCGTTCCTGCGGCTCGGCTCGCACTTGGTAAAAGGCGACGCGCTGCTCAGCGCCGCGAAGGCTACGCTTCCAAAGGAGCTCACACTTACCCGCAAGGATTTTACCCTCCCGTTCGGTGACTCCGAGAAATCCTATAACGGGGTTGCTGTCGTACTACCGGATGACATCGCACGCATCGGCCGCCTCTACGGGCCTGCGCTCTCGCTCTTTGCGACGCTGCTCTCCGATACAGCATTCGCGAAAGCATACAGCGCAGTGGTGTTCTCGTCGAAGCGAATGTTCGAGAAGGTGACGGGGACGCACGACGTCTTGAAGTGCTACAACTCGGACACTGCAGCGCTTGCGAAGGTCATGGCCTCGTGGAAACGCGACGAGGCCGCATTCCGTACACGACGACAGAAATACTTGATCTACAAATGA
- a CDS encoding deoxyribodipyrimidine photo-lyase → MTISIAWLRRNLRTTDNRVLAYAMQHSDIVIPVYVWDTYRPLNRCPNRLSFIVESVEALGKDFEELGLPLVMRRGHVHKEIARLANEVNATTVIADRNYEPYEIERDEKTAQALSDVGATLTLVKENVLFESVEVRTKEGKPYTVFTPFKKAVWERVTSEAEEVIGPKRGTYTSYRSTKSYESHTPPDLGMLDQSKFSSNRIQHGGSVAAHTRWEAFKNAGLSRYKQRRDILSDDFGTSQLSPHIKFGTISIRTLAREALELAQQPDFNEGATTFISELLWREFYYNILASFPHVEGSNFQPIYDGLRWEQNEAHLEAWKLGRTGVPVVDAAMRQLLDTGWMHNRARMIVASFLTKDLLINWQEGELHFMWWLTDGDQAQNNGGWQWSASTGTDAQPYYRIFNPYLQSKKFDPEGEYIKRYVPELRSLPTKYIHEPHLMTPLEQSQYGCMLGEDYPLPIVDHSVQREKARAMFEHVRTRT, encoded by the coding sequence ATGACGATCTCGATCGCTTGGCTCAGACGCAATCTTCGAACGACCGATAATCGCGTGCTTGCGTACGCAATGCAGCACTCTGACATCGTGATCCCCGTGTACGTTTGGGATACATACCGGCCGCTCAATCGCTGCCCTAATCGTTTGTCGTTCATCGTCGAATCGGTCGAAGCGCTTGGCAAGGACTTCGAGGAGCTTGGCTTGCCACTCGTGATGCGTCGGGGACATGTTCACAAAGAAATCGCCCGACTTGCGAACGAAGTGAACGCAACAACGGTCATCGCAGATCGAAACTACGAACCATACGAGATCGAGCGTGACGAGAAGACCGCGCAAGCATTGAGCGACGTCGGTGCAACGCTGACGCTTGTCAAAGAGAATGTACTCTTCGAATCGGTGGAGGTCCGGACCAAGGAGGGGAAGCCGTACACGGTGTTCACTCCATTCAAGAAAGCGGTATGGGAACGAGTAACCTCGGAAGCCGAGGAGGTAATCGGCCCGAAGAGAGGGACGTACACATCCTATAGATCTACCAAATCCTATGAGTCGCACACTCCACCCGACTTGGGTATGCTCGACCAGTCTAAATTCTCATCCAACCGTATCCAACACGGCGGCTCTGTGGCTGCCCATACCAGATGGGAAGCCTTCAAGAATGCTGGCCTTTCGCGGTACAAACAACGCCGAGACATCCTCTCCGATGACTTCGGTACGTCACAGCTCTCGCCGCATATCAAGTTCGGAACAATAAGCATCCGCACGCTTGCACGCGAAGCATTGGAGCTTGCACAGCAGCCCGACTTCAACGAGGGTGCAACGACCTTCATCAGCGAACTACTGTGGCGAGAGTTTTACTACAATATCCTTGCGAGCTTCCCGCACGTCGAAGGATCGAACTTCCAGCCGATATACGATGGCTTGCGGTGGGAGCAGAACGAGGCGCATCTCGAAGCATGGAAGCTCGGACGCACTGGCGTGCCTGTCGTCGATGCGGCAATGCGTCAACTCCTCGACACAGGATGGATGCACAACCGTGCACGAATGATCGTTGCAAGCTTCCTGACGAAGGACCTGCTCATCAATTGGCAGGAAGGTGAACTCCATTTCATGTGGTGGCTTACCGACGGCGATCAGGCGCAGAATAACGGCGGATGGCAATGGTCAGCATCGACTGGGACGGATGCACAGCCATACTACCGCATCTTCAATCCGTACCTGCAATCGAAGAAGTTCGATCCGGAAGGCGAATACATCAAGCGCTATGTGCCGGAGCTTCGGTCGCTGCCGACGAAGTATATTCACGAACCACATCTGATGACTCCGCTGGAGCAATCGCAGTATGGCTGTATGCTCGGCGAAGACTATCCACTTCCTATCGTCGATCATTCCGTGCAACGCGAGAAGGCACGAGCGATGTTTGAACACGTACGCACACGTACATAA
- a CDS encoding T9SS type A sorting domain-containing protein has protein sequence MNSIGLMRNYPNPFSNLTTVSFTMPTSGQATLVAVNMQGTEIARTDIGYIGEGTQRASFELHEHGMYFLRLFVDGRPVGNPIKVVSE, from the coding sequence GAACTCGATCGGTCTGATGCGCAACTATCCCAATCCATTCTCGAATCTCACGACGGTTTCGTTCACGATGCCTACAAGCGGCCAAGCAACGCTCGTCGCAGTGAACATGCAGGGCACCGAAATCGCACGAACCGATATCGGGTATATCGGTGAAGGGACACAACGTGCATCGTTCGAACTTCACGAACACGGAATGTACTTCCTGCGCCTATTTGTCGATGGTCGGCCGGTCGGCAATCCGATCAAGGTCGTTTCCGAGTAG